The following proteins are co-located in the Echinicola sp. 20G genome:
- a CDS encoding helix-turn-helix transcriptional regulator, whose amino-acid sequence MEPDNQVIELWKRAYTGSIKEYSKFEAITQFHQIAGMCSPGDFYYYIINYHNLEIDYIHPNVMKILGIPPEEADIEKLVSILDKDELYLVRKKEEVVNDFFINYLSNEDQLYYKVTYAYCFMHPVLGRKTMLVQGTPINITDNNSFQHAFIIHTDITYLGPLPTDRLSFISLNGKKSYYNLPVEQGCFDPDFCTKEQHLMVNTLTKREIEIVRLIQKGLNAKEISNRLFISFNTTCTHRRNILKKTKCSNTEELISRCLLEGVI is encoded by the coding sequence ATGGAGCCTGACAACCAAGTAATAGAATTATGGAAACGTGCTTATACCGGAAGTATTAAGGAATATTCAAAGTTCGAAGCAATTACTCAATTCCATCAAATAGCTGGAATGTGCAGTCCTGGCGATTTTTACTACTATATCATTAACTACCATAATTTAGAGATAGATTATATTCACCCAAATGTCATGAAGATTTTGGGAATACCACCGGAGGAAGCTGACATTGAAAAACTTGTCAGTATTTTGGATAAGGATGAATTGTATCTGGTCAGGAAGAAAGAAGAGGTGGTAAATGATTTCTTTATCAATTACCTTTCCAATGAGGATCAATTGTATTATAAAGTCACATATGCATATTGTTTTATGCATCCGGTTCTAGGTAGGAAAACAATGCTGGTACAGGGAACTCCCATTAACATAACCGATAATAACTCATTTCAACATGCCTTTATCATTCATACAGACATTACTTATTTGGGGCCTCTTCCCACTGATAGACTGTCTTTTATCAGTTTAAATGGAAAAAAGTCTTATTATAATTTACCTGTTGAACAAGGCTGTTTTGACCCGGACTTTTGCACTAAAGAACAACATTTAATGGTTAATACTTTGACCAAACGCGAAATTGAAATAGTACGCTTAATTCAAAAAGGATTAAACGCAAAGGAAATTTCCAATCGGCTATTTATCTCCTTCAACACTACCTGTACGCACAGAAGAAATATTCTAAAGAAAACCAAGTGCTCCAACACTGAAGAACTGATTAGCAGGTGTTTGTTGGAAGGGGTGATTTGA